AGAATGCGTACGACACTCCATCGATCATCGGCACGTCGGAGGTGAGGATGTTGTAGAGAGTCGGGCTCAGCACTGATCCTTGGGGCACGCCGAAGGGGATGTTGTGGACGGAGGAACGCTCGCCATTCACCGTCACCGTAAACGACCGATTCGTCAGGAACGACTCGACGATCTTGACCAGGAACGGCTGGAGGTTCGAGCGGAAGAGCTTGTAGACCACGGCGTCCTGCCACACGGAGTCGTAGGCCTTTTCGACGTCGAGAAGGATCATGCCGGTCGATTTCCCCGCCAGGAAGCCGCGCTTCACCATCTCCGAGATACGGGCGAGTTGGTGCACCGTTGAGTGCCCCGTCTTGAAGCCGAACTGCTCGTGTGGGATGAGTTGCTCCGTCTCCAGGTGACGGTTTATCCGGGCGAGGATCACCCGTTCCAGGAGTTTGCTCAGGCTGCTCAAAAGGCTGATCGGGCGGTAGTTACCTGGATTGGTTATGTCCTTGTTCGCCTTTGGGATGGCGATCACGTTTGCGTGCTTCCAACGAGCCGGAAAGTAGCCCAAGGCCAGGCAAGCGTTGAAGATTTTGGTCAGGACGACCAACCCTTTTCTTGGCAGCTGCTTGAGGCacgtattccggattccgtcttGCCCAGGAGACTTCCGGTTTTTGAGCGTGCGGATGATCGCCTTGACCTCTTTCGGCTTGACAAGGGCGGCCGGAGGCACGGGAGGAGTTGTCGCTCGGATGTGGCCAAGCGCGTTCTCCACAGCGGCCGATGTTTCGGGATCACCTGGTTGCTCATTGTTGTGGGCAGCGGCGAACGCACTTGCGAGCGCTTCGGCTTTCGCTGAAGGGCTCGCTACGAGGTCTCCGTTGACGTTCAGCGGGGGGCTGTACTTGACCGTGTTCCGGAGGTTGCGGGTAAGCTTCCAGAACTTGTTGCTGCCGTTGTCCAGCGTCCTTAGCAAGGAGCCGAAATTTTTGTAGCGGTGCTCGGCGCTTTTGGTGCTGATGACGTTGTTCAAGTGGTTCACCACCGCTCCGATGAGCGGGTCCCGTCTTCGGATGAACTGTCTACGCCGCACGTTCCTCAGCCGGATTAGCAGCTTCAGCTCGTCGGGGATGTCCTTCTTCTGAGGTAGGATCCTACGCGAAGGGATAGCGGCTTCCTCAGCTGCTTTGAGGATGGCGGTGAACTTGTCGATGGCGTCGTCGATTTTCTCCGAGCGATCTAGAGTGTTGATCCAGCTAGCGTTGAGGTCGACCTCCCGCTCGATCGAGCGAGCAAAAGTGCTCCAGTTCGCTCTGTCGAAGCATCGGACGAGTCTTCCAGCCGGGGCGACTGGAACATCAACGTCGATCGTAAAGGTGACCGGCAGATGGTCCGACGACAGTTCAACGTGCGTTATCGGCTTCGACATCGGCACCTGGTTGTTTGAGATGACCAGGTCCAACGTGGAAGGCCTCCCTCGTCCAGCGGGGCAGCGGGTGGGAGTATCCGGAGCGTGGATGTAGATGTCCTTGGACTCGTACTCTTGGTGCAGGATTTGCCCTGCTTTGTTGGCCCTGGCACAGTTCCACATCCTATGTCGCGCGTTCAGGTCACCCACCAGGAAGAATGGCCCATCGATATTGCTGAGCTGGCGGATATCGCGTCGGAGCTGGCTGAGCGTTGCCCTGCGAGGAGAACCGGGGTAGTAGACGGCAAAGATGTTAACTGGTGCCGGGTCCGTCTTAACTGTGATCCCAACAGACTCGATTGCACGGGTcgaggtttccagcttggagaAGTTGATGCCGTTTCGCACCAGAAGTGCCACTCCTCCCCCTCGAGCAGCATCCGGCGAGTTACGGTCCGCGCGAACAATGGTGTAGTTTTCGTGGTACACCGAGTTGTTGAGCTGCAGCCAGGTCTCCGTGAttgcagcgatgtcaatttcgTGAGCTTCGAGGAAGTGGAAAAATTCCACAACCTTGTTGCGGATGGAACGGCAGTTCCAATTCATCACCTTCAGCGAGCTAAGGTTGGCcattataaacaaatttgatgATGAGCTCGCTGAGGGCGAGGAATTGCATGGCCTTCGATTGGCACTTCGAAAGCCTAGTGAAGAGTTCACTGGCTAGGCACATGAACTCCTCGACGGTGAACAAGGTTGACGACTCGGGCTGGCCCTGCACGGCTTGCGAGTACGAGAGCCCAGGATTCGCGATGCTGCCGAGCAGCTGGCTCAAGTCACCACCCGGTGGCCTGGGAACAGGCGCAGGAACTGCAGACACCTTCGGAAGGTTGCTTCTGCCGGCGGGACTCGTCTTCTTCTTGGCCTTCAAGTCCTGCAGGTACTTGAGGCGGGTGGGGCAACCCTTGTAGTTCGCTGTGTGGTTTTGGTTGCAGTTAGCACAACGGATTTGCGAACGGTCGTCGTTGACCACAACGTCGGCACGCGCGGGGAGTGCGCATGCGGTCGTCTGGTGGCGCTCACCACACTTGACGCACTTGGCCTCCAGATGGCAGTTTCTCATCCCGTGGCCGTATTGCTGGCACCGGAAACACTGGACGACGTCCGACTTCTTCTTGGAGTAGTGCCTCCAGCGGACGATCACGTTGAACAGCGCCTTGATTTGTTGCAGCTCCTGAAGTTTCACGGTTCCCTTCTCAAACTGCAGCAGGTACAGCGCGTAATCGCCGTACTTCGATTTCCCCAACTGGCGTACACTTGTGGGACGAAGAAAAACATCTTCGAGTTCCCGCCTGACGTCTTCTACCGGAAACACTGGTAATCCGGAAAGGACGATTTTCACCGGGGTATCGGCTTCGACATCGGCACCTGGTTGTTTGAGATGACCAGGTCCAACGTGGAAGGCCTCCCTCGTCCAGCGGGGCAGCGGGTGGGAGTATCCGGAGCGTGGATGTAGATGTCCTTGGACTCGTACTCTTGGTGCAGGATTTGCCCTGCTTTGTTGGCCCTGGCACAGTTCCACATCCTATGTCGCGCGTTCAGGTCACCCACCAGGAAGAATGGCCCATCGATATTGCTGAGCTGGCGGATATCGCGTCGGAGCTGGCTGAGCGTTGCCCTGCGAGGAGAACCGGGGTAGTAGACGGCAAAGATGTTAACTGGTGCCGGGTCCGTCTTAACTGTGATCCCAACAGACTCGATTGCACGGGTcgaggtttccagcttggagaAGTTGATGCCGTTTCGCACCAGAAGTGCCACTCCTCCCCCTCGAGCAGCATCCGGCGAGTTACGGTCCGCGCGAACAATGGTGTAGTTTTCGTGGTACACCGAGTTGTTGAGCTGCAGCCAGGTCTCCGTGAttgcagcgatgtcaatttcgTGAGCTTCGAGGAAGTGGAAAAATTCCACAACCTTGTTGCGGATGGAACGGCAGTTCCAATTCATCACCTTCAGCGAGCTAAGGTTGGCcattataaacaaatttgatgATGAGCTCGCTGAGGGCGAGGAATTGCATGGCCTTCGATTGGCACTTCGAAAGCCTAGTGAAGAGTTCACTGGCTAGGCACATGAACTCCTCGACGGTGAACAAGGTTGACGACTCGGGCTGGCCCTGCACGGCTTGCGAGTACGAGAGCCCAGGATTCGCGATGCTGCCGAGCAGCTGGCTCAAGTCACCACCCGGTGGCCTGGGAACAGGCGCAGGAACTGCAGACACCTTCGGAAGGTTGCTTCTGCCGGCGGGACTCGTCTTCTTCTTGGCCTTCAAGTCCTGCAGGTACTTGAGGCGGGTGGGGCAACCCTTGTAGTTCGCTGTGTGGTTTTGGTTGCAGTTAGCACAACGGATTTGCGAACGGTCGTCGTTGACCACAACGTCGGCACGCGCGGGGAGTGCGCATGCGGTCGTCTGGTGGCGCTCACCACACTTGACGCACTTGGCCTCCAGATGGCAGTTTCTCATCCCGTGACCGTATTGCTGGCACCGGAAACACTGGACGACGTCCGACTTCTTCTTGGAGTAGTGCCTCCAGCGGACGATCACGTTGAACAGCGCCTTGATTTGTTGCAGCTCCTGAAGTTTCACGGTTCCCTTCTCAAATTGCAGCAGGTACAGCGCGTAATCGCCGTACTTCGATTTCCCCAACTGGCGTACACTTGTGGGACGAAGAAACACATCTTCGAGTTCCCGCCTGACGTCTTCTACCGGAAACACTGGTAATCCGGAAAGGACGATTTTCACCGGGGTTTCGTCACTGGTCCCGTGGGTGTAGAACTGGACATTTGCCTGCTTCAAAATACTCACCACAGAAGTAAAGTGGGATTTAGTCGACACCCTGATCTGGATGTACCCTTTGTTTACCCGCAGGTGGTAATCGTCGGCGCCCAGCTGGGTTGTTGACATCAGTCGGTTAAGCGCTGGGACACTGGAACCGTGGACGAAGATTGGCGGACATCTCACCTTGGCGGGCGCGGGAggcacatttttcacaacttTACCGGTGGCATTACCACTAGCAGCACCATCACCAGCGGGCAAAATATCACCACCGCCGCCATTGTTGACATCCTCCTGCTCGTCGCCGGAGATGTCGAAGTCCAGCATCTCGAACTGATTCGCCGTCGGGAATCCCCCGGAGGACCCCCGGGTTGGGTCAGTGGCCGATGTTCGTTCAGCTGGTCCGAAATCGATGAGATACCGCCGGTCGAATTTCTTCGGTGGCGTCTCGAAGATGGCGGCGTCATCACTTTTTCCTTCTGCTGTTTGCGGGCCTTCTTGTAGTCCACCCGCTGCAGGATCTGCGATGCACTGTCCCGGCCGGAATCGCCTTCGCCGGGCAGCGGCGGCGGCTTGGGCTGCTTTCGTTTCCCCAGGGTGCTGGTGAACACACCGGGAGCACCAATAAATTAACTTTTCGCGAGAGCTAGGATTTGACGACGATGTTTACACGTCGACGGTGACAGCTCGAATGCTTTGCCAAAATATAACCAATGATTcggtaaaaaagaaaacacaTTCCAAAAGCTTGCCCAGGAGGATGAGCGAACTTGCGGGCGCTTCACGGATTAGTTAAATTCAAATACAATCATTTTTCTCTTGAGGTAGGTACTTGAAATTTACGTCCGTTTTAGAGAAGTTCGGAACCGGAAAAGGCCAATCAATGTTTGTGCCGTGGAGGCTGTGATAAATATCCGTAATTCAAACAGCACTTCCTCGCAACAAGCCATACAAACGCTTTATTCAAAACCAAACCAACCAACGCCTGTACAGCACGTCATCATTCGGGACTCCACAGCTTGAAGGTCCGGTCGTACGAGGTGGTCGCGATGTGCTGCGAGTCGGGCGAAATGTCCACGCTCATCACCTTGCTGTCGTGGCCGGACAGCGTCTTAAGCGGCTGCCACGTCTTGTTGGACCAGATCTTTGCCGTGTTGTCGTAACTTGAAGTTACCAGGAAGTGGCCGCCGTTCTTCTGGTACTTGACGTCGGAAATGAGGTTCGTGTGCGCCGGAATCGTGTAGACCGGGTTGCGCCGGCGAAGATCCCAAATTTTGCACGTGTTGTCCTGGGATCCGGTCACGATGTGGTAGCCGTTGGGGGAGAAGTCTACGCCGTAGATGCCACTCAGGTGACCCTCGAGGAACATGATGCAGCGACCGGTGCGGAGGTCCCAAACACGGCCAAAGGCGTCGAGGCCGCCGGTGACGCAGACGCTGCCGTCAATCTGGAATGCGATGCAGTGAACGGCTTTGGCGTGACCCTCTTGGTGAAGGACTTCCTGCTTCTGCTCGAGATCCCACAGACGCCAGGACGAGTCGTAACAGGCCGTTCCGAGGAAGCGTCCGGAAGGGTGAAAGGCAAGCCGTGCCACTCGATGCGGCACGTGTCCGGTGATGTCCGCGACGGCTTCTTCGCTGTCGAACGACCACAGCTTGACGGTGCCGTCGTAGCAGCCCGAGGCCATGGCGACTTCGCCCTTGGAATCGGTGGCGACTCCGTTCCGGAACGCGATCGCACTCACGTAGAACTGATGACCGCGAAGCGTCTGCACCAGGTTGCAGTCCGGAACGGACCAAACCTTGCACAGCGAGCTCAACGAGGACGTCATCAGCAGTGTAGAGTCGTGGTTGAAGCTACAATTGGTGATTGGCCGCACGTCCCCAACCTGGCTGCACATCGGAGCCAGCGATTGGATCCGCTTCTGCAGTTCGACCATCCGGCCGGCCTTGGTGGCACTGGGCAGATTCAGCTGTTCGGAAGCCGCGTCCAGTCGCTCCTTCGCCCTCGGCAGCGAGTAATTCGCCAACCAAATACGCGCAATCCGTAGCGCTTCCGGTCCCTCGTGGTACCACGTCGATTCCTGTTCCAACTTTTGAGACTGCGACTGCTTCTTGTCGTCATCCTTGGAACTCTTCGTCGGAATGGCACTCTCCCCGAGCGCGGCCAACAGCTCCTTCAACCGAATGCGCCGCTCCGCCGGCCCCTCCCCAAAGTAGCAAATCGGCTCGTTCAACGCCCGCAGGTTCCGCTTCACCTCCGAATCATCCGTACTGACGTGAATCTGGCGGGCCTTCTTCTTCCGCTCAAACTCCTCCAGCAGCGCGGCCTTATCCTTCGAAACCTCGTTCTCCAGGTCGAAGTAATCGCTGGAAGTGTAAATCTGGCCAATGTCCCCACCGGAACTCCCCGATGGGCCACCCGAATCGGCCATCTGACGCGCCCGTTCCGAATCCTCCAGCGAACCATAGTGGATGGTGCGTGGCCGCTTCGCAAACACTAGCTCCTCGTCGTCGGACATTTCGTTGGTGTTCCGGATTAACACTGTTTCCCTCTGAAGAATCCGCGCGCGCGTCTGTTTTGTACGTTTATGATACGATTTTTATGCTGCTGCGCTGGGTGGAGATTCCGAACGAGGTGGTAAACAAAACAGCATAAACGTCAGACGAAAGGTGTCACTACTCGCCACCAGAGGGGCGCTGCCTTCTTTGGTCAATCCGTAGAACCTCGCAACCTTGAGCGATCTTGGCGAAACGTAAACAAATTCGTATACTTTGTTTCGCAACACGCTGGGCGTTCCAGAGCGCGCGCGTCCGGACGTTCGCgattcttcaaaatttagaaaatgttaaaattagtCCATAAAATTCAGTATTTCTCAAGCGTTCGCCGTTTTCACTGCGGTTGCGTGCTCGGCAAAGGCCTCAAAAAGCAGGGCACCATCCTGAACAAACTGCTCCACGGCAGTGACAAGGGCAAGCGGAAATGGTACGCGGACAACAACGCCGCACTGGCCACTCCGCTGGCCATCGCTAGCAGCAAGGGCCAGGGCAAGGAATCAACCCGGCGAATAAACGTGCTGAACAAGCTGTTTATGGAGCAGATCACCGACCTGATGGCCACCGGCGAGCACTCGGAGGAGCTGGTCGGGTACGGGATTCAGATTTCGCGCGTTAAGGTCAGCTCGGACTATCACGGAATCAACGTGTTTTGGTTCGCGCGGGACAACCAGCACGACATGGACATCGGGCGGTTGCTGAAGCGAATTTCCGGCGGGTTGCGGCACGAGCTGTCCCAGCTGAGGCTGATTGGCCAGGTGCCGAAGCTGAACTTTGTCAAGGACAAGACGTACGGGTTGACGGCGGATTTGGACGGGGTGCTGCGGAGGGCGGATTACGGCGAGGACTTTGTCCCGACAGATCGGACGATGATGCTGAAGAGCGAgttcaagctgcaggtcgaactgCCGCGAACTGTACGGAGTGAAATCGACAAGCTGGAGGACGAGATTGACTATCCGGTGGAGGATCAGCGAACGCTGCCGGCGATGCGGAATGACATCCTCGGGTTGGACCAGGAAGCGATAATGAGCAAGATCAAGCGTTCGCTGAATAGGAATAAGCAAGCATGGCAGCAGCATAAACAGCAGAGCACGACTGATTTAGAGCAAAAAGCGAAGGAACCGGCGcagtttaaaaagtattttgttaGACAAAATACGGAAGCGAATCTGGATCCGACGCGGTCGTACCGGGGAGATTTGGTTGCGCCGGACGATTCTGTTGCGAGCAGCGAGCTGGACAGGAATGATAGCGATTTTATCATTGAGGAGCCGGATGTGGATGGCGGGCCGAAAAAGTGACCGATCGAGGACTCAAAGAAactagagcaataaatttagcatagcaaatttaaaatttcttctgaatgattttgagaaattctcccaaattgttgcaaaagggtccaaaagcttttaaaacttcattcattcattcattcgaaGACCGTTCTCTGCGGTTGTTTGTATCGCGCCACGTTCTCATCAGTTGCGGGCGTTGCGGCTATCAGCTTCACCGCATAAGCTGCTTTCTACTCATCCCTGCAGCCGCTCGGTGTTGAACGGCGGTGCGTCGTCGGTGGTACGTCGTTGACAGTTTTGAATGCATGCTTGCACCAAACAGGTAGTGGACCGAGTGGATGTCCGCACCGCGGTACGTGCGGATGGTCCGTATGTCCGAGAAGAATAGGCCGTCGTTGAGGACGTGGttgatttgtgtttttgttcgttgATTAGGTGATGTCTTTCCGGGGGAAGAGCGCGCTCCGTACCACCATACCGATCCGATGACGATCTTGACGTCCCTCTGCGGCAGCTGTCGAACTTCTGCTCCAGCTTCGCGTAGAACGCTTCCTTTTCGGCATCGAATGATTCCTCGTGTGGGCAATGTACGTTGACGATGTGATAGTTGAAGAAACGACCTTGAATCCTAAACCTACACATCCGGTCGTTGATCGGCTCCCAATCTATCACACGACTCCGCAAAAAGGAAATTCATTTGGAATCACCAAGCattactcgatttttttttaaattgcattttctacAAGAAATAAGCATAAAGGTCGGTCATTTGggtacaaaatatcgtattttttcacGTCGcgtcgtggttcatccttctcctcaaTACATTGTTCTTACGTACGCAGCCAAAGATCGTACTCAACGCTGTTCGAAAACCTCGAGCATCGTAGAGAACGAGCGGTCAATCGATTTTTGGGCTTCTTTAATGAGAATTCTTCAACTTGTCAGAAACAATCCGACCTCTTATTATTGGAATAAACATTTAATGTTGAATCAGAATCTAATAAAATGTACTTgtcctcacacacacacacatacacctcCCTAGTTCTCCTGGAACTGCTCCAGATCGTAGATCAGCGTCTGCGACACCAAACACTCGGCCGGCTCGGGACAGATCCCGATCAGAATGTCCGCGTGCGAGTAAAACTCCTCCTTCAGCGAGATCACGATCGTCTGCAGGTTGGTGCACTTTTCCCGGATGTACGACGCCACCTTGCCGATGTTGGTGTTGTCCAGCGCGGCGTCGATCTCGTCCAGCACGAAGAACGGCGCCGGCTGGAAGCTGTGAATGGCGAACAGGAGCGCGAGCGCGGCGATCGTTTTCTCCCCTCCGCTGAGGTTGCTCATCGGCTGGAAGCGCTTGCCGGGGGCGACGCAGTTGTAGTTGATGCCGTCCAGGTAGGGCTCCTCGGGGTTGTCCGGACCGAGGTACGCCTGGGCGGCTTCGTTGCGCGCCAGCTGTTTGTAGATGCCGTCGATGGCGTCCGAGATGTGGTTGCAGCAGTTGGTGAAGAGCGTGCAGCGTTCGTTTTTGATCTTCTCGAAGGCGGCCTTTGCCTTTTTGGCCTTTTTGCGGGCGGCTTCGAACTCCTCGTTGGTGGTTTGGATCTTTTCCGTCACTTGGTTGAGCTTTTGCATGGCTTTGAGGTTGGGGGTTTGGATCTTTTCCAGGGTGTCGAGTTTGGACTGGAGTTCGCGGGCTAGACCGTCGCCGACCTTTTTGACCTGGTCCGGTTCGGACGGGTTGGTCAGATTTTTGGGGAGCGCACTGTAGTCGATTTCGATGCGGGCCTCCCGCTCGTAGATCGTGCTGAGGGGTGTCGTCTCCGACTGGTTGTCGGCGCCCTGCTGAACGATGTCCTCCATGTTGCCGCGCCGCATCGGAATCTCGATCGCGTCCATCTTGCTCTGCATCAGCAGGTTGTGCCGCTTGTTTTTCATCGTTTCGATCTTGGACTCGATGCCGGAGATTTGCTGGTTAATCGCGGCGACCTCCTTCGCGTGCTGCTGCACGTCACGGCGCGCCTTGGCCGTTTCGTCGTCCATTCCGTCGACGGCGCCCTTTTTGACGTTCTTCTCCGCCTTCATCTTCTCGATGCGCTCCTTGTCCTTTTCGATTTCCTGCCGCTGGCGGGCCTCCGCCTGCTTGAACGTCTCCAGCGAGTCTTCGTCGTCCTGGACGGCGCGCTCCCAGCGGGTCACGTTCTCTGAAAATTTGTAAGAAATTAATTATACAAAGAAACTGCTGGAAAAGATCCCAAACTTACTCGACGTGTCCTTTGACCGCTCAAACTCCAGATTGTTGTTGATCCGATCGATCTGCTGCTCGTACTCAGCCCGCTTCTTGGCACGATCCTGCTGTAGCACCAACTCGCGCTCCTCAAACTGACGGATGTTCGCCACTCCAAGGCGCGAGCAAAACTCCGCGTACACATCGTCCTCCACGTTGTTCATGCTCTCCTTGATCTCCTGGATCTTCAAGTCTCGCTGCTGCATGCGCCGCTCGATCTCGCTGACCTTCGGCCCGATCAAATCCAACTCGCGCTGCAACTTCTCCAGCTTGGTGTCGTAGTCCTTGATGATCTTCTTTGACGCCTCCAAATCGTTCTGGCTGTACTTGAGTCGATTTTCCAACCCTCGGATCTGACTCTCCACCGTCGTCAGTTCGCCCTGCCGACGCGTCTTCTTCATGACCTCCTTCAGCTCTTCGGTGATCTTCTCCTTCTGCGCCTTCAACTGCGCCATGTGCTTCTCGTCCCAGCGTTTGGCTTTGCGCGCCAAATCGTGACTTCCGCCGGAGATGATGCCGGACTTTTGGTAGAACGTTCCGTCCAGCGCCAGCGCATCGTACCGGCTGCGGTCGATCTCGTACGCCACCTTCATGGCGTCGTCCGGGGTTTCACAGACGAGGGCGTTGTTCGTGGCGAACAGGACGGCCGGCTCGATCTGCGGCGGGTTGAACTTGAGCACGTCGTAGATCAGCTTGACGTTGCgcggatcttcaatgtttcgaaGGCGCTCCTTGAGGGGCTTCTTCTGGAGATAGTCCAAGGGGAGGAAGGTCTCCACGTCCAGCATCTTCTCCTTCAGGATCTGGATGCAGCGGCGAGCGGTCTTTTCCGAGTCCACGATGATGGCCTCCATGTATTTGCCGAGCACTTTCGTAACGGCCACGTTGTATCTCTTGTGCGTCGGTTGACACATGTTGATCATCCGGTCATAAACGCCTGGGACTTCCTGCTTGAACAGTTCGACCACTTCCTGGCGCTTCTTGCGGCGTGCGTCCTCGTGCTTGTCAATCTTGGCATCACCCAGCTGCTCGCGCACGTCGTCCAGCTCGATCTGAAGCTCCTGGATGCGCTCCTTCGAAGAACCGACGTCCTGGCTGAGTTCCTGCTTCATCCGGTTCTGCTCCTCCAGCGAAGCCTTGCTCGCCTTGATGTGATCGATCAGCTTTTCCTGGCGTTTGATCGCCTCGTTCATTTCCGACTCGTACTTTTTGTAGTTTTCCTCGACCTGCGCCTTCCGGTTCGTCTCGCTGTCGAGCAGATCCTGATCGGATTTCTGTTCGCGGTTCACCGAATCCAGCTTGATAAGATACTTTCCCGAGGTGGCGTCGGCCTTCTGCTTCAAGCGGTCGTACTCTTGGACCAAATTCTGCTCCAAATGGACGTTACTTCCACGCTTCTTGGACTCCCCCGCAACTTCATCCTCAAACGCATTCAGCTTAGCCTCAATGGCACCCAGCTCGTCCTCCAACTTCTTGATATCCGCCTGGTGCGCCTCGTCCGCTTTACGCGCCTGTTCCAGCGTCTTCATCGCACTGTCCAGCTTCTTCTGGGTGTGTGCGACCTTTTCCTTCGCCTTGATAAACATCGGATGCTTCTTGCTCATTTCGCTCTCGACCTCGCGGATCTCCTGCTCCGTCTTTGCCAACTCTCGCGCAATCTTGCCCATTTCCTTCTTCTTCTCCTTCAGCACCTCGTCCGCTTCCTCCTTCTTCTTCTCCACGATGCCCAGCTCCTGCTGCTTGCTCACCAAATCTTCCCCCAGCCGCTTGTTCTCCTTCTCGTTGTGGTACAAACGGTAAAGTTGGTACTGAACCTGCTTCTCGGCATACTCCTCCTTCAACCGCGCGTACCGATCCGCCTCCTGCTTCTCCAACTTGGCCTCCTTCCGCTCCGCCGCAATGCCCTTCTTCTTCTGGTATGTAAACTGCGTTTCCTCCTCGGCCATTTGCATCTCGTGCTTCAGCTTGTTGTACTCCTCCTTCAGCAATCCCGACCCGCTAATCTCCTCAAACAGCGCCGTTCGCTCCTTGGCGTTCTTCATGGCAATGCTCTCCACCGCACCCTGAAACACCAAAAAGTTCTTCGCCTTCACATTAATCCCGACCTGCTCCAACTCCTGCAGATAGGTATTCGTGGCCACGACGCTTCCGTTGATCCGATACTCCGACGACGACCCAATCACCGACCGCTGAAAACTTTTCTGCGTCTGCTGCCCCTCCCCATCCGTAATGATAAACTTGGCCATCACCGAGGCCCGGTTCGAAATTGGCCGCCCAATCGACGCCCCGTGAATCAACTCGTTCAACTTGCGAACTCGCAGGCTGGTCGTCTTCTCCCCCATCACAAAGCTGATTGCGTCCATAAAGTTGGACTTTCCTAAAAGCAGACACCAAAATTAGGCCACGGAACAAACCCAACCTCCCTCCTACTTCCACCCACTCACCCGATCCATTCGGCCCGATGACGGCGGAGAACTTCTTGAGCGGGCCGATCGTGACCCGGCCGCGGTACGACTTGAAGTTCTCCACCTCGATGAACTGGAGAAAGGCGGACGGCGTCATTTTGGCACGGTTTTCGTGCCGTTTGCGACGGTTTTCA
This is a stretch of genomic DNA from Culex pipiens pallens isolate TS chromosome 1, TS_CPP_V2, whole genome shotgun sequence. It encodes these proteins:
- the LOC120426732 gene encoding structural maintenance of chromosomes protein 1A, translated to MTPSAFLQFIEVENFKSYRGRVTIGPLKKFSAVIGPNGSGKSNFMDAISFVMGEKTTSLRVRKLNELIHGASIGRPISNRASVMAKFIITDGEGQQTQKSFQRSVIGSSSEYRINGSVVATNTYLQELEQVGINVKAKNFLVFQGAVESIAMKNAKERTALFEEISGSGLLKEEYNKLKHEMQMAEEETQFTYQKKKGIAAERKEAKLEKQEADRYARLKEEYAEKQVQYQLYRLYHNEKENKRLGEDLVSKQQELGIVEKKKEEADEVLKEKKKEMGKIARELAKTEQEIREVESEMSKKHPMFIKAKEKVAHTQKKLDSAMKTLEQARKADEAHQADIKKLEDELGAIEAKLNAFEDEVAGESKKRGSNVHLEQNLVQEYDRLKQKADATSGKYLIKLDSVNREQKSDQDLLDSETNRKAQVEENYKKYESEMNEAIKRQEKLIDHIKASKASLEEQNRMKQELSQDVGSSKERIQELQIELDDVREQLGDAKIDKHEDARRKKRQEVVELFKQEVPGVYDRMINMCQPTHKRYNVAVTKVLGKYMEAIIVDSEKTARRCIQILKEKMLDVETFLPLDYLQKKPLKERLRNIEDPRNVKLIYDVLKFNPPQIEPAVLFATNNALVCETPDDAMKVAYEIDRSRYDALALDGTFYQKSGIISGGSHDLARKAKRWDEKHMAQLKAQKEKITEELKEVMKKTRRQGELTTVESQIRGLENRLKYSQNDLEASKKIIKDYDTKLEKLQRELDLIGPKVSEIERRMQQRDLKIQEIKESMNNVEDDVYAEFCSRLGVANIRQFEERELVLQQDRAKKRAEYEQQIDRINNNLEFERSKDTSKNVTRWERAVQDDEDSLETFKQAEARQRQEIEKDKERIEKMKAEKNVKKGAVDGMDDETAKARRDVQQHAKEVAAINQQISGIESKIETMKNKRHNLLMQSKMDAIEIPMRRGNMEDIVQQGADNQSETTPLSTIYEREARIEIDYSALPKNLTNPSEPDQVKKVGDGLARELQSKLDTLEKIQTPNLKAMQKLNQVTEKIQTTNEEFEAARKKAKKAKAAFEKIKNERCTLFTNCCNHISDAIDGIYKQLARNEAAQAYLGPDNPEEPYLDGINYNCVAPGKRFQPMSNLSGGEKTIAALALLFAIHSFQPAPFFVLDEIDAALDNTNIGKVASYIREKCTNLQTIVISLKEEFYSHADILIGICPEPAECLVSQTLIYDLEQFQEN
- the LOC120426736 gene encoding U4/U6 small nuclear ribonucleoprotein Prp4, whose translation is MSDDEELVFAKRPRTIHYGSLEDSERARQMADSGGPSGSSGGDIGQIYTSSDYFDLENEVSKDKAALLEEFERKKKARQIHVSTDDSEVKRNLRALNEPICYFGEGPAERRIRLKELLAALGESAIPTKSSKDDDKKQSQSQKLEQESTWYHEGPEALRIARIWLANYSLPRAKERLDAASEQLNLPSATKAGRMVELQKRIQSLAPMCSQVGDVRPITNCSFNHDSTLLMTSSLSSLCKVWSVPDCNLVQTLRGHQFYVSAIAFRNGVATDSKGEVAMASGCYDGTVKLWSFDSEEAVADITGHVPHRVARLAFHPSGRFLGTACYDSSWRLWDLEQKQEVLHQEGHAKAVHCIAFQIDGSVCVTGGLDAFGRVWDLRTGRCIMFLEGHLSGIYGVDFSPNGYHIVTGSQDNTCKIWDLRRRNPVYTIPAHTNLISDVKYQKNGGHFLVTSSYDNTAKIWSNKTWQPLKTLSGHDSKVMSVDISPDSQHIATTSYDRTFKLWSPE
- the LOC120426737 gene encoding uncharacterized protein LOC120426737, coding for MLKLVHKIQYFSSVRRFHCGCVLGKGLKKQGTILNKLLHGSDKGKRKWYADNNAALATPLAIASSKGQGKESTRRINVLNKLFMEQITDLMATGEHSEELVGYGIQISRVKVSSDYHGINVFWFARDNQHDMDIGRLLKRISGGLRHELSQLRLIGQVPKLNFVKDKTYGLTADLDGVLRRADYGEDFVPTDRTMMLKSEFKLQVELPRTVRSEIDKLEDEIDYPVEDQRTLPAMRNDILGLDQEAIMSKIKRSLNRNKQAWQQHKQQSTTDLEQKAKEPAQFKKYFVRQNTEANLDPTRSYRGDLVAPDDSVASSELDRNDSDFIIEEPDVDGGPKK